CCAGCTCCGCCTCCGTCTGGCGGCGGCCAGCCTCCTCCGGAAGAAATCCCAGCTCCGCCTCCGTCTGGCGGCGGCCAGCCTCCTCCGGAAGAAATCCCAGCTCCGCCGCCACCCTCCTCGGGATACTAAGGCTCAACATGCTCATACGCTTGATAGACGCCCTCGTGATAGGGGCGCTGTTGTTTGCGGCAATCGAGGACATCCGGGGGATGCAGGTTAGAAACGCATACCCCGGTTTTCTTCTGGGTTTATCTTTGGGGAGGGTGGCCTTGAACAGGCCGCCCTTCATACAGGTCTTGACCGGTGTCGGGTTGGTATTTGGCGTCCTCTACGTCTTCTGGCACTTTGGTGGGATTGGCGGGGCGGACGTCAAGATTCTCACGGCGTTGGCCGTGGGCGAAGGAATGGGGATATGGGTGGTGCTGCTTTTAGCGTGCGCTGTGTTTATTGCCTATGCATTGGTTTTGCGGAGGACGCGGGAAGCTCTACCCTTCGTCCCGGCCATTTGCGTGGGGTATCTTTTAGTGTGGTTAATGATTTAGAGAAGGGCGGGGACACATATGCAAGAGGGGCTTTTGCCGCGATTCGTAAATACACCGGGCTATCTTATAGACCATTTAATTGAAAAACTGAAGGGTGATTTACTCGAATCCGCGAGGAGTGTTAATGCGTGTGCTCGGGCGGGAGACATCAAGCGTAATCGAGTTACCTATGGGGTTGCCATTAAGTGCGCGAGCGTCTTGTGGGACTTGGGGTGTGAGGTAGAGGTTCCGGCTTGGGAAAATGGGGACTTTATGCAGATCGACGAGGTCACTGTGAACGGGAGGGTGACCAAAATATATCCGCTCCGGGTGAGTGTCGAGAGGTGATTTTATCAAAGACCTCGCGGCGACAGTCGGGGACGTGCACGGGCTAGGTGTGTGGCGACAGGAACTAAAGGAGCATCACATTCGGGTTGGACTTCTGGCGATGGTCGTGGCGGAGAGAATGGGCGTCTGGAGCTCGCGGTTGGTGTTTCAGGCGGGGCTGAGCCACGATATCGGGAAGTACCTAGTGGACACCAATCTGCTCTTAAGACCCGGGCGGCTTTATGGGCGTGATCTGGCAGAGGTTCAGAGGCATGCAGTAGCCGGGGCCGATTGGCTGCGGGCCAAGGGTTTTGCGGAAGAGATTGTGAGGGCGGCCAGGCACCACCACGAGCGCTGGGATGGGGACGGCTACCCTGACGGGCTACGGGGCAGGAGGATTCCGCATGCGGCACGGGTCATCTCAGTGTGCGATGCGCTCGATGCGATGTACAGGGGCAGGCACTACGCGCCGCGGTTAGATAGGGCCAAGATTCTAGAGGAACTGCAGAAGGGCGCGGGGACGCAGTTTGATCCGGATGTGGGTGAGGAAGTTTTGAAGTTTTTGACGAAAGGGGAGTTAATGGGTGTTCAAAATAGGGCTTGATCTCGGCTACGGCTACGTGAAGGGGGTCAATGAGACGGGCAAGGCGGTGTCGTTCCCCTCGCTGGTTGGCGAGGCTTATGATAGACCATTGTCGGGTTTGTTTGGGGCGGGGATGGGGGAGGAGACGGAGCTTCACCTCGTGATTTCGGACAGCGAGGGACGGAGGGAGTTTTTCGCGGGGGATTTGGCAAGACGGGAAGGGAAGAATGTGTCTTTCGCCTTCGATGAGGACAAGATTGCGCACCCGAACACCAAGGCCTTGTTGGCGGCGGCTGCGTTGTTACTGTTCCCGCAGACACCGGCACCGGTGCACTTGGTCACGGGACTCCCGCTAGAGCAGTACATTCACAAGCGCGAGGAGTTTCGTGAAATGCTGTCGCGGATGGTGTTTTCCGTGCACAGGAAGGATGGCGTCACGAGGAAGCAAATCTCGTTTGCTAAGACGACGGTGTTTCCGCAGGCGGCGGGGGCGGTGTACTACGCTATCTGGGACGATAGGCAACGCTATCTGAACAAGGGCAGCTACCTCGGGCTGGTGGACGTGGGCTTTAAGACGACGGATTTTGTGGTCTTCTTGGTGGAAGACAGGTTGGTGCTGCGGGAGGATCTTTCCGGGACTATTCCTGTCGGGGTGTCGTACCTGCAGACGGCGACCGAGAAGTTGTTCGCTGATCGGACGGGGACTAAGCTTGACGTCGCGGAGTCGATGCGGCTGGTACAGAGCGGGAAACTGATCTACAAGGGCCGCGAGATGGACTTCTCGCGTGAGCTGGAGGACGTCAAGCAGGAACTCGGCAGGGGGATTAAGGATCGACTGAAGACGGTATGGGGGAACAAGATTAACTTCTTCCATACTGTGTTTCTGGCGGGGGGAGGGGCTGTGGCGCTGGAACGTGCGTTAGGCGGGCTGCACCCTACGACCACATTGGTTAAAGACCCGCGCTTTGCTAACGCTCGCGGGTTCCTGAAGGTGGCGGAGGAGCTCCAGAGAACGGGGCTGGCGGTCTAATGGAGCCAAACAAGGAACGCGAGATTCTCCAAAAGATACTGGCCCTCGCCAATGAAGGCAAGATGGTTGCTTTTGAGGACGACTGGGGCGGCAACACAATCACGATCTGCGTCGATAACGCTCACACTCATTGTGGGTCGCCGGATGGTTCTTTTCAGCAAATGGTCGATGACCTATGCCTTGCTTTAGTGCAGGATAAGGGTCGATCACATCATCAGGCAAAGCCTGATGGGGGAAGTATTAAGGGATGTGCGTTGGGCCCGAAAACGACGCGTGGTTGTGTGTTTTTCTGTGCAGACACACCTGAAAACACAGCAAAATTTGCGTATCTCAAGGGGCCTGTGCGAGCACATGTGTGGTCTACTCTTTTGAAACAAAGAACACGTAGAGCACGGAAGGATTGGTGTGATGAGGAACGTTATCTTGGAGATGGAACAGGAGCTTTACGAAGAGGTGCGAGCGACAGCGGGCCGCGAGGGAGTGACCATGGCGGGTATGCTTCGGCGCATATTCCAGGCCGCAGCGATCAAGATTGCGGGGGAAGAGGCTAAGGGTATAGTTAGGCTGGCCGTGGCAGCGGAAGTTAAGAGCGCCAGCGAGGCAATGGAAAAACGAATCAAAAAGATACTAAGCAAGACTACTAGGGCAGCATATACCGCAGCACATTTATCCGCAGAGTGCATTATCGTCGCGAACAAACGATGCGCTACCGAGATGCGGCGCTTGGCTCGGGCGAAGGCCGTGGAGTACCTCAAAGTGGAAGATGACGGAGAGGAGGTTTAGCGATGGTCAAGAGAAGGGAATCCGGCGGGAAGATGGCGAGAGTGCACTTTTCGTTAGAGGAGGGTACCTATTTATCCTTAAAGCGGGCGGCTGACCTGAATCGCGAGACGGTATCGGCTCTTATGCGTCGCGTGCTTAAGGAGGGGCTAGAGGCTCAACAGGGCGAAGGGGATGAGCTAACCTTGATGATTCGGAGAACGGTGAGAGATGAGCTTCGCCCGACGGAGGCTGTTTTGACGAAGGCGGCTGTCCAAGCGGCGATTGCCGCGGGTACGGGTATGTATTTAGGAGTCCAGGCCGCAGCGGATTTAGGGGTCGCTGGGGTGGTGGAATTGCATCGCCGCGCCTCTGCACTGGCTTCCGGTCGAGCAAAACTCCCTGAGCAGTAGACGAGTAGCCTCGTAAGACCAATGCCCCAAACCCTAAACGGGGGAGAAGGAGAGGGTCAGGATGCGGCCCCGTGCGCCTTTTTTTATGCAGTTTAAGTTCTATCAGCCGTTTAACACAAACAAAGACAAACATGCGGCACACGTGAAGTACATTGCCACAAGGCCGGGGGTGGAATTGTCCGAAAGGAGACCCGACGCAGAGAGCCCTGAGACAGACAACGCGATTTTTATGCAGTATCTGCAGGAGCGTCCGCGTAGCCATGGGCTGTTCGGATCGGCAGAGGAGGGGGTAGATATTAAGGCGGTGGCCGGGGAGGCCAAGTGCCATGAGGGCATTGTATGGCGCGGCATCCTGTCGCTTCGTGAAGATGACGCTATTAGATATGGCCATACCGACCGCACCAAATGGGAAGAGACGCTGCGGGCGACCATGCCCTACATAGGGCTCAAGCTGGGTATTGAGGAGCGGGACTTTAGGTGGTACGCGGCTTTTCACAAGGAGCCGGGACACTATCATGTGCACCTTATCTTTTGGGACAAAAGCTGCAGACGGAGGGACGGGAAGTTTGCACGATCTGAGTTGCGGTATGCCCGGGGCCTGTTCGTGGGTGAGATATACGGTCCGGAAAGGCGACGGCTGCTAGCGGAGAAAACGATGTGTAGGGATAGAATGCGGGAGCTTGGCGTTGGATTGCTTACGCAGCCCATGCGGCTGCCGTCCGCGGCAAGAGCAACACTACAAAACGCCTTAACGTCCTTGGCCTTCGCATTGCCTACCAGAGGCAGGATGTTCTTCGCTTTTATGCCCCCTGAGGTCAAAGAGGAAGCGCTTAGGGTCGCGGACTTGGTGCTGGGACAGACTGCGTTTGCGAGACAGGTTCAGGAGTACGGCGAGCTTGCTGAGCAAGTGGCGGCCTACCACACGAGTCGGCCTGAGCAATTGCAGCTAGCGCGGCAAAATGCCATAGAGGACTTGAGAGAGCGCATAGCGCAGGTGGCAATCAAAGGTGCGGTTGGTGTGCGGAGGTCGTGGATAGAAGAGGGCTATCGTACTCGTAGGACCATTAATCAAGCCTCTTCGCTATTTTTGCAGACGGGTGCGCTGTTAAGACAAGGGAGGACAAGCTTGAGGATTGAGGAGGCGAGGGAATACCTCAAGTCGCGTGTGCGGCAGGATGGTCTGCAACACGTCGAGATCAATAAACAGAAGGAGGTGGAGCGTGCTTGAGCGAGGTTGGGGTAACCAAGCGGCCAGCGGATACGACCAAATATGTGGACCTAAAGGCGGAGCTGACGGAGGTTAAGGAGTTATTGCGGGCGGTGCTGGAAGTAGTGCCGGTGCAGAGGGAGTTTGTAGAGCTAAAAGATAGGCTTGGGGGCGAGAGGGAGGCGATAGTTAAGCTGGAGGCGGTTGAGCGCTTTGTGCGGGAGATGCACACGGACTGGCAGGCGGCTACAAATCGAGTCATTCAGTCGTTTGCGGAAACCCGACAAGAGAAGGTGGAGTTTGCGAGGATCTACACGGAGGTGCTTGGAAAGGAAATGCAGCTGATCGCGGACATCAGGCAGGGGATGCTGGCGAACGACGAACGGTTCTTGCGGGGGGTGGCTGCTCTGGCCGGCAGGATTGAGAGGATTGAGACTCCTAGCTGGTCGGAACGAGCTAAGCAGTACGGGGTGCAGGTGGCGATAACCGTCGGGATACTGGCGATGATTTTAGGAGTGTACCACTTAGTTTGGCTGGTGGTGCGCTTTTTCAATTGAGGAGGAATGCCGTTGAAAGTCTTTCTGTTGGGGCTTCTAATTCTGCTTAGTGTTTTTGTTGTGCCCTTGATCCTCGAGCTGTTCTACTTGGCGGGGGATGTTGGCATCCCGCGGGCGGTGGAGATGGCGAGGACAGCGTTCGTCGATAACCCTGTGAGGGGGCTTCGGGTGCTGCGGGGGGAGGAGGTGCGCGAGCCGTGGCTGTGGATGCAGATTCCGCTGGGGGTAATTGCGCTGCGGTTAGCGTGGGCCATTTATAGGCAGCGGAGGAGGGAGCGCGGGGTATCGCCAGACGATGTGCGGAGCGCGAGAGGCGGCGCGTATGGCACGGCCAGGTGGCGCAATGCGAAGTCGCTGCAGCAGACGCTTGGGGGACTTGGCGGGGCTGAGGGTGGCTTTGTGGTGGGTGTGCGGAAGAAGTCACTCTTCGGGCGGTTTGATGCCTGGGTAGATAAGGCAGATACGCATTGCTTGGTCATAGGGGCCACGAGGAGTGGAAAGAGTCGGCGTATCATCTTGCCGACCATCTGGGGTTTGGGTCGGGCGGGTGAGAGCATGGTTGTCACCGACCCGAAGGGTGAGCTGCATGCGAGGAGCAAGGCTTACCTTGAGAAACAGGGCTACCGGGTAGAGCGCATTGACCTGCGCGATCCGTATTGCGGGCTGCGGTGGAATCTCTTGCAGCCGGTGACCGAGGCTATTGTCAACGGTGACGGGAGTGCGGCGGGGCAAGCGGCGTGGGATGCGGCGCACGTTATTACTTACCAGAGGCCTCATCATGGTGACCCTATTTGGCCGCAGGCACAGGAGAGTTTGACGGCAGCCCTAATGCTGGCGGTGGCCTCGGAGGCGCCGGTCGGGCGCAAGACGATGGCCGAGTGCTATGCACTGCTCCATGAGAGGGGGACGGGGGATGGTGATGAGCTAGATGCGCTGCTCCGGTCGTTCCCACCCGGCCATCCGGCGCGGAGTGCCTATGGGGTGGCGGCTTTGTCTTCGGACAGACTGAGGAGTTCTATTTTCACGGGGACGGCTGCGCAGCTGCGGTTGTGGGCCGATCCGGCGGTCGCCTGGCTGACAGGCGAGAATGAGACGGATGTGCGGGTGGTGGGACAGGAGAAGGCGGCTGTGTTTCTCGTCATACCCGATGAGCGAGGGACGAGGAACGTCTTGGCTTCGCTCTATATAGCGCAGTGCTACCAGGCGCTGGCCGATCTCGGTAATCGGTGCGGAGGGCGGTTAAGGCGGCGGGTTAATTTCCTTCTCGATGAATTTGGGAACATCCCACCGATTCCAGACTTCGACAAGAAGCTGACGGTGGCCGCAGGCCGCAATATTCGCTTCTTGCTCGCGGTGCAGGACGTAGCACAGATCAAAGCCCGATATGGTGAGGCGCATGGGACGGTGTTGGGTAACTGCGCGACTTGGGTCTACCTGTCTACGGCTGATATAGAGACGGCTAAGATGATCAGCGCGAAGACGGGACAGCACACGATTAAAACAGAAAGCCACTCGTCTTCTTCGAGAGGCGGTACGGAGTCTAATGTGAGCGAGAGCATGACAGGGAGGGCGCTGCTGATGCCGGATGAGGTAACACGGTGGCCTAAGAATTGGTCGCTGGTTCTACAGACGGGCCAGAATGCGGCGAAACTAAGGCTCCCAGACTTGTCACGGTGGCCGGCGGAGAAGGATCTCGTGCCGGTGCAGATAGGCCGCCGGGATGATGCTGTGTACGAGGACATTCCGCTGCGGCGGGAAGCTCCTATGCCAAAGAAAGTAGAACGGCCAACGGTAATAAGTAAGTTATAGGGGAGGTAAAACATATGCCAGAGTTTATTCAAAACGTCAGTCGTCTGTTGACCGATGCCACTACGTGGATTCTGTTCCTTATCCCTACGGCGGGCGGGGTGATGATTGGCTACCACGCATTGATGAAGGAGATGGAGGAGGGTGACGCTCACTCTGCGGCCAGCCATAACAAGGCGATTAAGAACATTTTGGTGGGCGGGGCAATCGGCATGAGCGCGACGGCCATAGTGCGCGTTGTACTAGCGTATTTCCAGTAGGGTTTGAGGCAAAGTCACCCCCCCGCTTTGGCGGGGGGTTTTAGGATGGAGGTGATGGCTTGGGCTTCCTTGCAGAGATGCTTACAACTGCAATAAACGGGTTTTTGATCAACGTGCTAAACGACGTTCTCTCTTTCTTCACAACGACCATCGCTCGTGAGCATGAGATGGCTTTGCGGCTACTGGACTTGGCTTTTGTCCGTGGGGCTATCTCTTTGGCGCAGGTCGTGGGGGGAGCGCTGCTGGGGCTTAAGGTGGCGGTGGAGGCACTCCGTAGCTATATCCTCTTTAGCACGGGGAGTGCGGACGTGAGTCCATTTAAACTGGTCAAACGGGCGGTTTATGCGGCGGCATTGCTCATGGGCTCGCCGTGGCTGGCGAGAACTGTCTTTGGCTATGGGGCGACGCTTGCCGTGGCCGTGGCCGAAGTGCCAACGCTTCCCGAGGGGGCGAACCCCCTGCGGGCTGTACTGCTACAGACGGGTGGCGTGGGCTTTGGCGCCTTGCTGTTGCTTGGGGCGATGGTCGTCTTCTGGCTCCTCATCTACCTGCAGTCTATTATCCGCAGCGTGGAGATAGCCTTTTTGTCGGTGGCCGGCCCGATTATGGCTGTGGGATTGACGGGGGCAGATGAGGGAGCGTGGGCTGTGTGGTGGAGGGAGTTGATCGTCGTCTCTATGTCGCAGGCCGTTCAGATGTTCATGCTCACGGGCTTTTTCTCGACTATAGGCGGCATGCTGGTCGGCCAGCCGCTGAAGGTGTACACGTTACTGGTCGGGGTAGCATGGCTGTGGGTCGCACATAGGACGCCAGCAGTTCTGCGTCAGTTTTCATATCACACGGGCACGGGTTCTCTGGCTTCGACCGCATCTCGTGCAGGGACATCGGCGGTCCGGGCGCTGGTTACGCGGTCGACAGGCGCACGGCCATAAAAATCACGGGAGGTGTTTGATTTGGAGAACTATGCTAATGCAACAAAGACTGAGAAGCGCGATTGGCGACAATGGGTGCTGCGGGACGAGTTTGGTCGAGAGGTTAGTTTCAAGAGTGCGCCGGGAAAATATATGACGGAGATGAGACGGCTACTGGAGACTGGGGAGCTGGGCAAGTGCGACTTTGCGGATGTCCCCGGGCAGGAGGCTGCCTACCGCTCCACGCATCAGGAAGTACACGCTACAATCGACTGGACGGGGCTGATAGAGCACTCGCTAGACAAACTACTAGGAGCGCTGAACGACATGGAGACCGGCGGAGCGCCCACGTTTTCCGAGGTAGCTAAAAGGTACCGTGGGATGCTCATGGGACCAGTTGCGGAATCGGCCCGAGAACTACCCCTCATCGCAGGACTCGTGTGTCGCTACTCCATGCGGACACCGGAGGCATGGACGTTGGGGGTCGCTGGACGCTGTAAGACGGGGACACGGGATCGGGGCGAGAGGTAGGCTTTGGTGATGAAGAAATATCTGGGGATGAGTAGCTACTATAAGGGGTTGGTTAACGGGGTGTATGTAGAGGCTGAAACAGAGTCTCAATTCTTTCGCCTCGCTAGTATGGCGGCGAATAAAACTGCCCTCAACAGAGATGTGTTGTTTTTCGATTTCGTGAGGATTGAAGAGGACATGAGTGAGTCCACGCCGCTACCGCAACAATATTGTAGTCGTCTAAAAGGACGCCAATGGAAGCATCACGGGAACACCCCTACTGAGATGAGGCCGCACATTGAGAAGCCTGCTTCGCGGCGGGCAGACCGTTGAAAAACTGATTCGTAAAACAGATGCATTGGATTCTTGAGAGGCACTGAGTAATCGGTGCCTCGTTAATTTGTCTTGAGAGAGGAGCGATAGGAAGTGTATCTAGTCCCGAAAAACGTTAGAGCGCGCTTTGAGCTAATACCTGGCTTTGGCCTGCCGGAGATTGCGCTGTGCGCAGGCGGGCTTGCGGTCGGCTTTCTACTGAGTTTACTGGTCTCCCTATTAGGCGCGTCAGCGCTCATCCGCATGGTGCTGGTGGTTGTGCCGGCAGGCTTCATGTTCTTTGTCACGCGGGCAGGGTCTGAGGGGGAAAGTCTGTTTGGTTTGGTGTTGTCCTACAGACGGTGGAAAACGGGGCAGAGAAGGTTCTTTAACGTGCCCAAAGGAGGAGTGGTGAAATGAAGCTGTTAGCCTTGCGTAAACGAAAGAAGGATCCCACGGGGACAGCTGCAAGCGTGCGGGAGTGGCTGCCGGTGGAGGCGATTGATGCAAGGACTATCAAGAGGAAGGACGGTACGCATGCGGCCTTAATTCGGGTCATGCCCGTGAATATGTCTCTGCGGAGCGAGGGTGAGAAGAAACGTGCGATTGCCGCATGGCATGAGGCGCTCAACGGAATTAAGGCTCCTCTGCAGATATTTGCACTGGGGCGTCCTATTGACCTCGATGCCTATTTGCGGCGGCTTACGGACAAGGCGCAAGAAGAGGGCAATCCGACGCGCAAGAAGCTGCTAAGGGAATATAGCAGATATGTTGCGGGCGTGGCCTCGGGCGGGGAGACTGCGGAACGGAGGTTCTATGTACTACTCACGGCGGAGGATGCGGCGCATGCGGTGAGCGCAGCACACGAGCTGGCGACGAGCCTTAACGGGGCGGGGCTTACTGCGACGATGTGCGATGGGCAGGAGATTCTGGAGGTGCTATTCTCATTCTTCAATCCCGACAAAGCGGCAACTGAGCGCGTGGGGGCTGCGGGTTCGGTGCTCCCACCCATCTACTCGTGATTAACCGGGGCATGTACTCGTCTCACACAGACTGCTGGGCAACTCCACAAGCTTTCTTCGACCAATTGAACGGAGAGTTTGGCTTCACGCTCGATGTCTGTGCGACTGCCGAAAACGCGAAGTGCAGTGCATTCTTTTCGCCAGAAGTAGACGGACTGGTGCAGCAATGGACTGGTATCTGCTGGATGAATCCGCCTTATGGCCGGAGCATCGGCAGATGGGTGCAGAAGGCGTTCGAGTCTGCCATGGGGAACGGGGCGACGGTGGTCTGCCTGCTGCCGGCACGTACAGATACGCGGTGGTGGCATGACTACTGCATGAGTGCACAAGAAATTCGGTTCGTTAAAGGGAGGCTGCGGTTTGGGGGCGGCGAGAACAGCGCTCCGTTTCCTTCTGCGATTGTTGTCTTTAGGCCAAATGCTTCTACGACGGGTGTTCTTGAGATATCTGCTATAAACAACAACGGAGGTGCGAAATGAAGAAGAAGGCAGTCGCCTTACCGGATATGCTGGATATTGCCTTGCCGCAGGCTTTAGATTTCGCGGCGAAAAACATTACGCTGGGAGACCAGCAGGCGCGGGTTATGGCTATTACCGCCTACCCGCCGCGGGTGCCTGCGGCTTTTCTCGCGAGATTGGCTAATACGCCGGGGGTTACGTTGTCGGTGCATTTGCAGCCGACGGACCCGGCGGAACTGGTGAAGAGTATCAATAGGGCGATTGGGGAGTACTCGGGGCGGATTGAGGCGGGGGGTAATGCGCTGACCATCCAGAGGCTTGAACACCTGTTGGGAGATGCGCAGGAACTACTGCGGAAGCTCGACCAAGAGCAGCAGCAGGTGCTGTTTGTGACCGTCATGATGATGTTGACGGCGACAGACAGTAAGGACTTAGATAGGCGGGCGCGGCATTTGGAATCGCTGTTGGCGGCTGCTGGTATGCGGGCGAGGGGCGCGCTGTTTCGGCAGGATGATGGGCTGCGGGCGGTAGGGCCGTGGGCGACACTCCCCATAGGGATAGAGGAGGCGTTCTCGCGCAATATGCCAGCTGAGACTGCGGCTGCTGCGTTTCCCTTTACCGTGGCCGGGCTTAACGACGGGAACGGCATCCTCTTGGGGAAAGACAGGGACGGGGGCGCTGTGCTCGTAGACATCTGGAAGCGAGAGGGGGATAGAACGAACTCTAACCTCACTATCTTGGCTAAGCCAGGGGCTGGCAAGAGCTTTGCGGCCAAGATGATGGTGCTCAGGGAGTATCTGCAGGGGAGCCGGGTGATTATCGTTGACCCCGAGCGTGAGTACCAAGAGATGTGTAAGCACCTAGGCGGCCATTGGGTTAATTGTGGGAGTCGCAGCCAGATAAACCCGATGCGGGTTAGGGTGACACCGGGCGAGGAGACGGAAGGCGAACAAGGGGCATTGGCTCTCCACGTGCGGACGCTGAGGACGTTCTTCAGCCTCTATCTCAAGGAGCTAACCGACATAGACAAGGCTTTGCTCGAAGAAGCGATTATGGACGTGTACAAGGGAGCTGGGATACACTTTGGCGCGGATTTGGCCGCAGTGCAGAGTTGGCCGACGGTCAAGCACCTGTATGACTTGTTGGCTCAGAGGGCCGCACAGGGGCAGGAGTCACTGGCTAAGCTTGCGGCGCTCTTGAAAAGGGCGGCGGAGGGGACGGATGCGGGGTTGTGGTCTACGGATATCCCTGACCCAGACGGAGATTCGGGGATTACGGTGCTCGATATCCACGACCTAAAGAATGCGGAGGATGCGGTGCGGAAAGCGCAGTATTTTAATGTCCTTTCCTATGCCTGGTCGATTGTAGAGCGCGACCGGCAGGAGAGAACAATTTTGGTCGTCGATGAGGCGTGGTTATTGGCCGATCCGCAGACGCCGCAGGCCTTGGCGTTTCTTCGGGATGCGAGCAAGAGAATACGCAAGTACATGGGGGCGTTGGTCGTCATCAGTCAGAATGTCGTCGACTTCCTGTCGCCGGAAGTGGCGAGACATGGGCAGGCGCTGTTAGATAATCCGACGTATAAGCTGTTACTGGCACAGGGAGAGAGGGACTTGCAGGTCTTGTCTGGCCTGATGCTTTTGTCTGAGGCCGAGCAGGAGTTCCTGATGACGGCTGGACGGGGCGAAGGCTTGCTGGTGGCGGGAGCGCAGAGGATCCGGGTGAAGATTGAAGCCGCGCCCTATGAGGCGCTGTATTTGACGGGAGGAGGGAAGTAAGATGGTCGTTAAGAGCGTGACTAGCCTCCAGATTAAGGGGGCGCTAGCCAAGAGGCATGAGGGCAAGGAGTTCTTTCTCGCGGAGTGCAAGAACGGGCCGACGCACGCGCCGGACGTCGAGGGGCTAGTGATGTTCGATGCCGTGGCCATAGATAAAAGCTGGTCTCGTCCACGAATTACGGGGTATGAGATTAAGACTAGCCGCGGGGACTTTCTGCGGGATGCGAAATATACTCGGTATTTGCCGTATGTCCACGAGTTCTACTTTGTAACGCCCGCGGGGATGGTGCAGAGGCACGAGGTTGAGGAGAGTATCGGGCTGATGTGGTACAACCCTAAATCTGGGGGCGTGACCACCAAGAAAAAGGCCGCATACCGCAAGATTGAGATTAACGCCAACATGCTGCTCTACATCATCATGTCGCGACTAGAGGGCGATCGGTACCCGTTTCATTCGACGCAAGCCGAGTACTGGAGAGATTGGCTGACGCACAAGATTTCATCCCGGGAGCTTGGGTGGCAGGTGCGGTGTGCGGTGGCCGGCAGGCTTTTGCGTCTGGAGTCGGAGGTCAGTGAGCACAAGCATTCGACGCACGTGTTAAAAGAGATACGGGGGGTCATGGAAAGGCATGGCTTGAGTTGGTGGGGTGATACGGCGGCTACGTTAGACCGCGCTCTCGCCAAGTCCTACCCGGCCTCGCTCGACACTATGCGCAAGCGTCTTGACGAGGGTGTACAGAGCATGCAAAACATGCTTAGGGAACTGGATGTGATCAAAGCACGAGGCGCATTAACCGACAGGGACGGGACGGTGGAGGGAACGCTCTACCCGTTGGGGGAGGAGGGATAGACGATGGCGGCTAAGGTAGCGCTTAAGGCGGCGGTGTGGGCGGCCATGAACCCCGAGGATGCGGGCAAGGTCATCCTTGTGGTGGTCGGGCTCGTTTTCTTCCCCCTGTTCATTCTGGCTGCTCCCTTTCTGCTTATGGTGAGCACTCCGCTTGCACCGCCGCAGGCGATCCAGTTGTATATGCAGGCCACCGACGAGGCGATGTCCTCGCTGGCGGGGGAATGGCATGGGCCGCCGGAGATTGACTGGCGGGCTGTGTTGGCCGTGGATGCGGTGCGCCGACGCCAGGACTTCTCTAGCTTCGAGTTTCCCGATCTTAAGGGACTGCCTCCTGAGCATCCTGCGGTTCGACTGCGGAATGCTAAGCTGCAGGAAATCCGGGAGCTGGCCCTCAGGTTCGTTGAGATCGAGGACTTCATAGAAGTGGAGAAATTCGTTGGCTACGAGACTATCTACGACGAGGAGGGAAAC
This region of Selenomonadales bacterium genomic DNA includes:
- a CDS encoding type IV secretory system conjugative DNA transfer family protein, producing the protein MKVFLLGLLILLSVFVVPLILELFYLAGDVGIPRAVEMARTAFVDNPVRGLRVLRGEEVREPWLWMQIPLGVIALRLAWAIYRQRRRERGVSPDDVRSARGGAYGTARWRNAKSLQQTLGGLGGAEGGFVVGVRKKSLFGRFDAWVDKADTHCLVIGATRSGKSRRIILPTIWGLGRAGESMVVTDPKGELHARSKAYLEKQGYRVERIDLRDPYCGLRWNLLQPVTEAIVNGDGSAAGQAAWDAAHVITYQRPHHGDPIWPQAQESLTAALMLAVASEAPVGRKTMAECYALLHERGTGDGDELDALLRSFPPGHPARSAYGVAALSSDRLRSSIFTGTAAQLRLWADPAVAWLTGENETDVRVVGQEKAAVFLVIPDERGTRNVLASLYIAQCYQALADLGNRCGGRLRRRVNFLLDEFGNIPPIPDFDKKLTVAAGRNIRFLLAVQDVAQIKARYGEAHGTVLGNCATWVYLSTADIETAKMISAKTGQHTIKTESHSSSSRGGTESNVSESMTGRALLMPDEVTRWPKNWSLVLQTGQNAAKLRLPDLSRWPAEKDLVPVQIGRRDDAVYEDIPLRREAPMPKKVERPTVISKL
- a CDS encoding prepilin peptidase; amino-acid sequence: MLIRLIDALVIGALLFAAIEDIRGMQVRNAYPGFLLGLSLGRVALNRPPFIQVLTGVGLVFGVLYVFWHFGGIGGADVKILTALAVGEGMGIWVVLLLACAVFIAYALVLRRTREALPFVPAICVGYLLVWLMI
- a CDS encoding TraC family protein; this encodes MKLLALRKRKKDPTGTAASVREWLPVEAIDARTIKRKDGTHAALIRVMPVNMSLRSEGEKKRAIAAWHEALNGIKAPLQIFALGRPIDLDAYLRRLTDKAQEEGNPTRKKLLREYSRYVAGVASGGETAERRFYVLLTAEDAAHAVSAAHELATSLNGAGLTATMCDGQEILEVLFSFFNPDKAATERVGAAGSVLPPIYS
- a CDS encoding PrgI family protein, whose protein sequence is MYLVPKNVRARFELIPGFGLPEIALCAGGLAVGFLLSLLVSLLGASALIRMVLVVVPAGFMFFVTRAGSEGESLFGLVLSYRRWKTGQRRFFNVPKGGVVK
- a CDS encoding HD domain-containing protein, which gives rise to MSRGDFIKDLAATVGDVHGLGVWRQELKEHHIRVGLLAMVVAERMGVWSSRLVFQAGLSHDIGKYLVDTNLLLRPGRLYGRDLAEVQRHAVAGADWLRAKGFAEEIVRAARHHHERWDGDGYPDGLRGRRIPHAARVISVCDALDAMYRGRHYAPRLDRAKILEELQKGAGTQFDPDVGEEVLKFLTKGELMGVQNRA
- a CDS encoding ParM/StbA family protein: MFKIGLDLGYGYVKGVNETGKAVSFPSLVGEAYDRPLSGLFGAGMGEETELHLVISDSEGRREFFAGDLARREGKNVSFAFDEDKIAHPNTKALLAAAALLLFPQTPAPVHLVTGLPLEQYIHKREEFREMLSRMVFSVHRKDGVTRKQISFAKTTVFPQAAGAVYYAIWDDRQRYLNKGSYLGLVDVGFKTTDFVVFLVEDRLVLREDLSGTIPVGVSYLQTATEKLFADRTGTKLDVAESMRLVQSGKLIYKGREMDFSRELEDVKQELGRGIKDRLKTVWGNKINFFHTVFLAGGGAVALERALGGLHPTTTLVKDPRFANARGFLKVAEELQRTGLAV